In Lagopus muta isolate bLagMut1 chromosome 6, bLagMut1 primary, whole genome shotgun sequence, one DNA window encodes the following:
- the TNNT3 gene encoding troponin T, fast skeletal muscle isoform X7, which translates to MWPVKSGLFFIPHPPVLCKYNVVLWFLTFLSSFASCSVTLPLTKGHHEEAHHDEAHHEEGHHDEEVHQEAPAPEEAPEEEEKPKIKLTAPKIPEGEKVDFDDIQKKRQNKDLIELQALIDSHFEARRKEEEELVALKERIEKRRAERAEQQRIRAEKEKERQARLAEEKARREEEDAKRKAEDDLKKKKALSSMGASYSSYLAKADQKRGKKQTARETKKKILAERRKPLNIDHLNEDKLRDKAKELWDWLYQLQTEKYDFTEQIKRKKYEILTVRCRLQELSKYSKKAGAKGKVGGRWK; encoded by the exons ATGTGGCCAGTTAAATCAGGTTTATTCTTTATCCCCCACCCCCCTGTTCTGTGCAAGTACAACGTTGTCTTGTGGTTCCTAACGTTCTTGTCTTCCTTTGCATCCTGCTCTGTGACTCTTCCACTCACTAAAGGTCATCATGAGGAAG CACATCATGATGAAG CGCATCATGAGGAAG GTCATCATGACGAAG AAGTCCATCAAGAAG CCCCTGCTCCAG AAGAAGCCCCTGAAGAAG AGGAGAAGCCCAAAATAAA GCTAACTGCTCCTAAAATACCGGAGGGTGAGAAAGTAGATTTTGAT GACATCCAAAAGAAGAGGCAGAACAAAGACCTGATTGAACTGCAGGCTTTGATTGACAGCCACTTCGAGGCCAGGCGTAAGGAAGAAGAAGAGCTGGTTGCCCTTAAGGAGAGGATT GAGAAGCGCAGAGCTGAGAGAGCAGAGCAACAGAGAATTCGGGctgagaaggagaaggagcGTCAAGCACGGCTTGCG gaggaaaaggcacggagagaggaagaagatgcCAAGAGAAAAGCTGAGGATGATCTTAAGAAGAAGAAGGCTTTGTCCTCTATGGGTGCCTCATACAGCAGCTATCTGGCAAAG GCTGATcagaagagagggaagaagCAAACAGCTAGAGAGACAAAGAAGAAGATCCTGGCAGAGAGGCGCAAGCCCTTGAACATTGACCATCTTAATGAAGACAAGCTGAG GGACAAGGCGAAGGAACTGTGGGACTGGTTATACCAGCTGCAGACTGAAAAGTATGACTTTACTGAgcaaataaagaggaaaaaatatgag ATTTTAACAGTACGttgcaggctgcaggagcttTCCAAGTA
- the TNNT3 gene encoding troponin T, fast skeletal muscle isoform X9 has protein sequence MWPVKSGLFFIPHPPVLCKYNVVLWFLTFLSSFASCSVTLPLTKGHHEEGHHEEAHHDEAHHEEGHHDEEVHQEAPAPEEKPKIKLTAPKIPEGEKVDFDDIQKKRQNKDLIELQALIDSHFEARRKEEEELVALKERIEKRRAERAEQQRIRAEKEKERQARLAEEKARREEEDAKRKAEDDLKKKKALSSMGASYSSYLAKADQKRGKKQTARETKKKILAERRKPLNIDHLNEDKLRDKAKELWDWLYQLQTEKYDFTEQIKRKKYEILTVRCRLQELSKYSKKAGAKGKVGGRWK, from the exons ATGTGGCCAGTTAAATCAGGTTTATTCTTTATCCCCCACCCCCCTGTTCTGTGCAAGTACAACGTTGTCTTGTGGTTCCTAACGTTCTTGTCTTCCTTTGCATCCTGCTCTGTGACTCTTCCACTCACTAAAGGTCATCATGAGGAAG GTCATCATGAGGAAG CACATCATGATGAAG CGCATCATGAGGAAG GTCATCATGACGAAG AAGTCCATCAAGAAG CCCCTGCTCCAG AGGAGAAGCCCAAAATAAA GCTAACTGCTCCTAAAATACCGGAGGGTGAGAAAGTAGATTTTGAT GACATCCAAAAGAAGAGGCAGAACAAAGACCTGATTGAACTGCAGGCTTTGATTGACAGCCACTTCGAGGCCAGGCGTAAGGAAGAAGAAGAGCTGGTTGCCCTTAAGGAGAGGATT GAGAAGCGCAGAGCTGAGAGAGCAGAGCAACAGAGAATTCGGGctgagaaggagaaggagcGTCAAGCACGGCTTGCG gaggaaaaggcacggagagaggaagaagatgcCAAGAGAAAAGCTGAGGATGATCTTAAGAAGAAGAAGGCTTTGTCCTCTATGGGTGCCTCATACAGCAGCTATCTGGCAAAG GCTGATcagaagagagggaagaagCAAACAGCTAGAGAGACAAAGAAGAAGATCCTGGCAGAGAGGCGCAAGCCCTTGAACATTGACCATCTTAATGAAGACAAGCTGAG GGACAAGGCGAAGGAACTGTGGGACTGGTTATACCAGCTGCAGACTGAAAAGTATGACTTTACTGAgcaaataaagaggaaaaaatatgag ATTTTAACAGTACGttgcaggctgcaggagcttTCCAAGTA
- the TNNT3 gene encoding troponin T, fast skeletal muscle isoform X2, translating to MWPVKSGLFFIPHPPVLCKYNVVLWFLTFLSSFASCSVTLPLTKGHHEEGHHEEAHHDEAHHEEGHHDEEVHQEAPAPEEAPEEEEKPKIKLTAPKIPEGEKVDFDDIQKKRQNKDLIELQALIDSHFEARRKEEEELVALKERIEKRRAERAEQQRIRAEKEKERQARLAEEKARREEEDAKRKAEDDLKKKKALSSMGASYSSYLAKADQKRGKKQTARETKKKILAERRKPLNIDHLNEDKLRDKAKELWDWLYQLQTEKYDFTEQIKRKKYEIVTLRNRIDQAQKHSKKAGAKGKVGGRWK from the exons ATGTGGCCAGTTAAATCAGGTTTATTCTTTATCCCCCACCCCCCTGTTCTGTGCAAGTACAACGTTGTCTTGTGGTTCCTAACGTTCTTGTCTTCCTTTGCATCCTGCTCTGTGACTCTTCCACTCACTAAAGGTCATCATGAGGAAG GTCATCATGAGGAAG CACATCATGATGAAG CGCATCATGAGGAAG GTCATCATGACGAAG AAGTCCATCAAGAAG CCCCTGCTCCAG AAGAAGCCCCTGAAGAAG AGGAGAAGCCCAAAATAAA GCTAACTGCTCCTAAAATACCGGAGGGTGAGAAAGTAGATTTTGAT GACATCCAAAAGAAGAGGCAGAACAAAGACCTGATTGAACTGCAGGCTTTGATTGACAGCCACTTCGAGGCCAGGCGTAAGGAAGAAGAAGAGCTGGTTGCCCTTAAGGAGAGGATT GAGAAGCGCAGAGCTGAGAGAGCAGAGCAACAGAGAATTCGGGctgagaaggagaaggagcGTCAAGCACGGCTTGCG gaggaaaaggcacggagagaggaagaagatgcCAAGAGAAAAGCTGAGGATGATCTTAAGAAGAAGAAGGCTTTGTCCTCTATGGGTGCCTCATACAGCAGCTATCTGGCAAAG GCTGATcagaagagagggaagaagCAAACAGCTAGAGAGACAAAGAAGAAGATCCTGGCAGAGAGGCGCAAGCCCTTGAACATTGACCATCTTAATGAAGACAAGCTGAG GGACAAGGCGAAGGAACTGTGGGACTGGTTATACCAGCTGCAGACTGAAAAGTATGACTTTACTGAgcaaataaagaggaaaaaatatgag ATTGTCACTCTCAGGAACCGGATTGATCAGGCTCAGAAACA
- the TNNT3 gene encoding troponin T, fast skeletal muscle isoform X11 — MWPVKSGLFFIPHPPVLCKYNVVLWFLTFLSSFASCSVTLPLTKGHHEEAHHDEAHHEEGHHDEEVHQEEEAPEEEEKPKIKLTAPKIPEGEKVDFDDIQKKRQNKDLIELQALIDSHFEARRKEEEELVALKERIEKRRAERAEQQRIRAEKEKERQARLAEEKARREEEDAKRKAEDDLKKKKALSSMGASYSSYLAKADQKRGKKQTARETKKKILAERRKPLNIDHLNEDKLRDKAKELWDWLYQLQTEKYDFTEQIKRKKYEILTVRCRLQELSKYSKKAGAKGKVGGRWK; from the exons ATGTGGCCAGTTAAATCAGGTTTATTCTTTATCCCCCACCCCCCTGTTCTGTGCAAGTACAACGTTGTCTTGTGGTTCCTAACGTTCTTGTCTTCCTTTGCATCCTGCTCTGTGACTCTTCCACTCACTAAAGGTCATCATGAGGAAG CACATCATGATGAAG CGCATCATGAGGAAG GTCATCATGACGAAG AAGTCCATCAAGAAG AAGAAGCCCCTGAAGAAG AGGAGAAGCCCAAAATAAA GCTAACTGCTCCTAAAATACCGGAGGGTGAGAAAGTAGATTTTGAT GACATCCAAAAGAAGAGGCAGAACAAAGACCTGATTGAACTGCAGGCTTTGATTGACAGCCACTTCGAGGCCAGGCGTAAGGAAGAAGAAGAGCTGGTTGCCCTTAAGGAGAGGATT GAGAAGCGCAGAGCTGAGAGAGCAGAGCAACAGAGAATTCGGGctgagaaggagaaggagcGTCAAGCACGGCTTGCG gaggaaaaggcacggagagaggaagaagatgcCAAGAGAAAAGCTGAGGATGATCTTAAGAAGAAGAAGGCTTTGTCCTCTATGGGTGCCTCATACAGCAGCTATCTGGCAAAG GCTGATcagaagagagggaagaagCAAACAGCTAGAGAGACAAAGAAGAAGATCCTGGCAGAGAGGCGCAAGCCCTTGAACATTGACCATCTTAATGAAGACAAGCTGAG GGACAAGGCGAAGGAACTGTGGGACTGGTTATACCAGCTGCAGACTGAAAAGTATGACTTTACTGAgcaaataaagaggaaaaaatatgag ATTTTAACAGTACGttgcaggctgcaggagcttTCCAAGTA
- the TNNT3 gene encoding troponin T, fast skeletal muscle isoform X21, which translates to MMLPPTEEVQEEGHHEEGHHEEAHHDEAHHEEGHHDEEAPEEEEKPKIKLTAPKIPEGEKVDFDDIQKKRQNKDLIELQALIDSHFEARRKEEEELVALKERIEKRRAERAEQQRIRAEKEKERQARLAEEKARREEEDAKRKAEDDLKKKKALSSMGASYSSYLAKADQKRGKKQTARETKKKILAERRKPLNIDHLNEDKLRDKAKELWDWLYQLQTEKYDFTEQIKRKKYEILTVRCRLQELSKYSKKAGAKGKVGGRWK; encoded by the exons ATGATGTTGCCACCCACAGAAGAGGTCCAGGAAGAAG GTCATCATGAGGAAG GTCATCATGAGGAAG CACATCATGATGAAG CGCATCATGAGGAAG GTCATCATGACGAAG AAGCCCCTGAAGAAG AGGAGAAGCCCAAAATAAA GCTAACTGCTCCTAAAATACCGGAGGGTGAGAAAGTAGATTTTGAT GACATCCAAAAGAAGAGGCAGAACAAAGACCTGATTGAACTGCAGGCTTTGATTGACAGCCACTTCGAGGCCAGGCGTAAGGAAGAAGAAGAGCTGGTTGCCCTTAAGGAGAGGATT GAGAAGCGCAGAGCTGAGAGAGCAGAGCAACAGAGAATTCGGGctgagaaggagaaggagcGTCAAGCACGGCTTGCG gaggaaaaggcacggagagaggaagaagatgcCAAGAGAAAAGCTGAGGATGATCTTAAGAAGAAGAAGGCTTTGTCCTCTATGGGTGCCTCATACAGCAGCTATCTGGCAAAG GCTGATcagaagagagggaagaagCAAACAGCTAGAGAGACAAAGAAGAAGATCCTGGCAGAGAGGCGCAAGCCCTTGAACATTGACCATCTTAATGAAGACAAGCTGAG GGACAAGGCGAAGGAACTGTGGGACTGGTTATACCAGCTGCAGACTGAAAAGTATGACTTTACTGAgcaaataaagaggaaaaaatatgag ATTTTAACAGTACGttgcaggctgcaggagcttTCCAAGTA
- the TNNT3 gene encoding troponin T, fast skeletal muscle isoform X20 produces MMLPPTEEVQEEGHHEEGHHEEAHHDEAHHEEGHHDEEEAPEEEEKPKIKLTAPKIPEGEKVDFDDIQKKRQNKDLIELQALIDSHFEARRKEEEELVALKERIEKRRAERAEQQRIRAEKEKERQARLAEEKARREEEDAKRKAEDDLKKKKALSSMGASYSSYLAKADQKRGKKQTARETKKKILAERRKPLNIDHLNEDKLRDKAKELWDWLYQLQTEKYDFTEQIKRKKYEILTVRCRLQELSKYSKKAGAKGKVGGRWK; encoded by the exons ATGATGTTGCCACCCACAGAAGAGGTCCAGGAAGAAG GTCATCATGAGGAAG GTCATCATGAGGAAG CACATCATGATGAAG CGCATCATGAGGAAG GTCATCATGACGAAG AAGAAGCCCCTGAAGAAG AGGAGAAGCCCAAAATAAA GCTAACTGCTCCTAAAATACCGGAGGGTGAGAAAGTAGATTTTGAT GACATCCAAAAGAAGAGGCAGAACAAAGACCTGATTGAACTGCAGGCTTTGATTGACAGCCACTTCGAGGCCAGGCGTAAGGAAGAAGAAGAGCTGGTTGCCCTTAAGGAGAGGATT GAGAAGCGCAGAGCTGAGAGAGCAGAGCAACAGAGAATTCGGGctgagaaggagaaggagcGTCAAGCACGGCTTGCG gaggaaaaggcacggagagaggaagaagatgcCAAGAGAAAAGCTGAGGATGATCTTAAGAAGAAGAAGGCTTTGTCCTCTATGGGTGCCTCATACAGCAGCTATCTGGCAAAG GCTGATcagaagagagggaagaagCAAACAGCTAGAGAGACAAAGAAGAAGATCCTGGCAGAGAGGCGCAAGCCCTTGAACATTGACCATCTTAATGAAGACAAGCTGAG GGACAAGGCGAAGGAACTGTGGGACTGGTTATACCAGCTGCAGACTGAAAAGTATGACTTTACTGAgcaaataaagaggaaaaaatatgag ATTTTAACAGTACGttgcaggctgcaggagcttTCCAAGTA
- the TNNT3 gene encoding troponin T, fast skeletal muscle isoform X23, with the protein MMLPPTEEVQEEEVHQEEEAPEEEEKPKIKLTAPKIPEGEKVDFDDIQKKRQNKDLIELQALIDSHFEARRKEEEELVALKERIEKRRAERAEQQRIRAEKEKERQARLAEEKARREEEDAKRKAEDDLKKKKALSSMGASYSSYLAKADQKRGKKQTARETKKKILAERRKPLNIDHLNEDKLRDKAKELWDWLYQLQTEKYDFTEQIKRKKYEILTVRCRLQELSKYSKKAGAKGKVGGRWK; encoded by the exons ATGATGTTGCCACCCACAGAAGAGGTCCAGGAAGAAG AAGTCCATCAAGAAG AAGAAGCCCCTGAAGAAG AGGAGAAGCCCAAAATAAA GCTAACTGCTCCTAAAATACCGGAGGGTGAGAAAGTAGATTTTGAT GACATCCAAAAGAAGAGGCAGAACAAAGACCTGATTGAACTGCAGGCTTTGATTGACAGCCACTTCGAGGCCAGGCGTAAGGAAGAAGAAGAGCTGGTTGCCCTTAAGGAGAGGATT GAGAAGCGCAGAGCTGAGAGAGCAGAGCAACAGAGAATTCGGGctgagaaggagaaggagcGTCAAGCACGGCTTGCG gaggaaaaggcacggagagaggaagaagatgcCAAGAGAAAAGCTGAGGATGATCTTAAGAAGAAGAAGGCTTTGTCCTCTATGGGTGCCTCATACAGCAGCTATCTGGCAAAG GCTGATcagaagagagggaagaagCAAACAGCTAGAGAGACAAAGAAGAAGATCCTGGCAGAGAGGCGCAAGCCCTTGAACATTGACCATCTTAATGAAGACAAGCTGAG GGACAAGGCGAAGGAACTGTGGGACTGGTTATACCAGCTGCAGACTGAAAAGTATGACTTTACTGAgcaaataaagaggaaaaaatatgag ATTTTAACAGTACGttgcaggctgcaggagcttTCCAAGTA
- the TNNT3 gene encoding troponin T, fast skeletal muscle isoform X6, with protein sequence MWPVKSGLFFIPHPPVLCKYNVVLWFLTFLSSFASCSVTLPLTKGHHEEGHHEEAHHDEAHHEEGHHDEAPAPEEAPEEEEKPKIKLTAPKIPEGEKVDFDDIQKKRQNKDLIELQALIDSHFEARRKEEEELVALKERIEKRRAERAEQQRIRAEKEKERQARLAEEKARREEEDAKRKAEDDLKKKKALSSMGASYSSYLAKADQKRGKKQTARETKKKILAERRKPLNIDHLNEDKLRDKAKELWDWLYQLQTEKYDFTEQIKRKKYEILTVRCRLQELSKYSKKAGAKGKVGGRWK encoded by the exons ATGTGGCCAGTTAAATCAGGTTTATTCTTTATCCCCCACCCCCCTGTTCTGTGCAAGTACAACGTTGTCTTGTGGTTCCTAACGTTCTTGTCTTCCTTTGCATCCTGCTCTGTGACTCTTCCACTCACTAAAGGTCATCATGAGGAAG GTCATCATGAGGAAG CACATCATGATGAAG CGCATCATGAGGAAG GTCATCATGACGAAG CCCCTGCTCCAG AAGAAGCCCCTGAAGAAG AGGAGAAGCCCAAAATAAA GCTAACTGCTCCTAAAATACCGGAGGGTGAGAAAGTAGATTTTGAT GACATCCAAAAGAAGAGGCAGAACAAAGACCTGATTGAACTGCAGGCTTTGATTGACAGCCACTTCGAGGCCAGGCGTAAGGAAGAAGAAGAGCTGGTTGCCCTTAAGGAGAGGATT GAGAAGCGCAGAGCTGAGAGAGCAGAGCAACAGAGAATTCGGGctgagaaggagaaggagcGTCAAGCACGGCTTGCG gaggaaaaggcacggagagaggaagaagatgcCAAGAGAAAAGCTGAGGATGATCTTAAGAAGAAGAAGGCTTTGTCCTCTATGGGTGCCTCATACAGCAGCTATCTGGCAAAG GCTGATcagaagagagggaagaagCAAACAGCTAGAGAGACAAAGAAGAAGATCCTGGCAGAGAGGCGCAAGCCCTTGAACATTGACCATCTTAATGAAGACAAGCTGAG GGACAAGGCGAAGGAACTGTGGGACTGGTTATACCAGCTGCAGACTGAAAAGTATGACTTTACTGAgcaaataaagaggaaaaaatatgag ATTTTAACAGTACGttgcaggctgcaggagcttTCCAAGTA
- the TNNT3 gene encoding troponin T, fast skeletal muscle isoform X5 codes for MWPVKSGLFFIPHPPVLCKYNVVLWFLTFLSSFASCSVTLPLTKGHHEEGHHEEAHHDEAHHEEGHHDEEVHQEEAPEEEEKPKIKLTAPKIPEGEKVDFDDIQKKRQNKDLIELQALIDSHFEARRKEEEELVALKERIEKRRAERAEQQRIRAEKEKERQARLAEEKARREEEDAKRKAEDDLKKKKALSSMGASYSSYLAKADQKRGKKQTARETKKKILAERRKPLNIDHLNEDKLRDKAKELWDWLYQLQTEKYDFTEQIKRKKYEILTVRCRLQELSKYSKKAGAKGKVGGRWK; via the exons ATGTGGCCAGTTAAATCAGGTTTATTCTTTATCCCCCACCCCCCTGTTCTGTGCAAGTACAACGTTGTCTTGTGGTTCCTAACGTTCTTGTCTTCCTTTGCATCCTGCTCTGTGACTCTTCCACTCACTAAAGGTCATCATGAGGAAG GTCATCATGAGGAAG CACATCATGATGAAG CGCATCATGAGGAAG GTCATCATGACGAAG AAGTCCATCAAGAAG AAGCCCCTGAAGAAG AGGAGAAGCCCAAAATAAA GCTAACTGCTCCTAAAATACCGGAGGGTGAGAAAGTAGATTTTGAT GACATCCAAAAGAAGAGGCAGAACAAAGACCTGATTGAACTGCAGGCTTTGATTGACAGCCACTTCGAGGCCAGGCGTAAGGAAGAAGAAGAGCTGGTTGCCCTTAAGGAGAGGATT GAGAAGCGCAGAGCTGAGAGAGCAGAGCAACAGAGAATTCGGGctgagaaggagaaggagcGTCAAGCACGGCTTGCG gaggaaaaggcacggagagaggaagaagatgcCAAGAGAAAAGCTGAGGATGATCTTAAGAAGAAGAAGGCTTTGTCCTCTATGGGTGCCTCATACAGCAGCTATCTGGCAAAG GCTGATcagaagagagggaagaagCAAACAGCTAGAGAGACAAAGAAGAAGATCCTGGCAGAGAGGCGCAAGCCCTTGAACATTGACCATCTTAATGAAGACAAGCTGAG GGACAAGGCGAAGGAACTGTGGGACTGGTTATACCAGCTGCAGACTGAAAAGTATGACTTTACTGAgcaaataaagaggaaaaaatatgag ATTTTAACAGTACGttgcaggctgcaggagcttTCCAAGTA
- the TNNT3 gene encoding troponin T, fast skeletal muscle isoform X4, giving the protein MWPVKSGLFFIPHPPVLCKYNVVLWFLTFLSSFASCSVTLPLTKGHHEEGHHEEAHHDEAHHEEGHHDEEVHQEEEAPEEEEKPKIKLTAPKIPEGEKVDFDDIQKKRQNKDLIELQALIDSHFEARRKEEEELVALKERIEKRRAERAEQQRIRAEKEKERQARLAEEKARREEEDAKRKAEDDLKKKKALSSMGASYSSYLAKADQKRGKKQTARETKKKILAERRKPLNIDHLNEDKLRDKAKELWDWLYQLQTEKYDFTEQIKRKKYEILTVRCRLQELSKYSKKAGAKGKVGGRWK; this is encoded by the exons ATGTGGCCAGTTAAATCAGGTTTATTCTTTATCCCCCACCCCCCTGTTCTGTGCAAGTACAACGTTGTCTTGTGGTTCCTAACGTTCTTGTCTTCCTTTGCATCCTGCTCTGTGACTCTTCCACTCACTAAAGGTCATCATGAGGAAG GTCATCATGAGGAAG CACATCATGATGAAG CGCATCATGAGGAAG GTCATCATGACGAAG AAGTCCATCAAGAAG AAGAAGCCCCTGAAGAAG AGGAGAAGCCCAAAATAAA GCTAACTGCTCCTAAAATACCGGAGGGTGAGAAAGTAGATTTTGAT GACATCCAAAAGAAGAGGCAGAACAAAGACCTGATTGAACTGCAGGCTTTGATTGACAGCCACTTCGAGGCCAGGCGTAAGGAAGAAGAAGAGCTGGTTGCCCTTAAGGAGAGGATT GAGAAGCGCAGAGCTGAGAGAGCAGAGCAACAGAGAATTCGGGctgagaaggagaaggagcGTCAAGCACGGCTTGCG gaggaaaaggcacggagagaggaagaagatgcCAAGAGAAAAGCTGAGGATGATCTTAAGAAGAAGAAGGCTTTGTCCTCTATGGGTGCCTCATACAGCAGCTATCTGGCAAAG GCTGATcagaagagagggaagaagCAAACAGCTAGAGAGACAAAGAAGAAGATCCTGGCAGAGAGGCGCAAGCCCTTGAACATTGACCATCTTAATGAAGACAAGCTGAG GGACAAGGCGAAGGAACTGTGGGACTGGTTATACCAGCTGCAGACTGAAAAGTATGACTTTACTGAgcaaataaagaggaaaaaatatgag ATTTTAACAGTACGttgcaggctgcaggagcttTCCAAGTA
- the TNNT3 gene encoding troponin T, fast skeletal muscle isoform X19, with product MMLPPTEEVQEEGHHEEGHHEEAHHDEAHHEEGHHDEAPAPEEAPEEEEKPKIKLTAPKIPEGEKVDFDDIQKKRQNKDLIELQALIDSHFEARRKEEEELVALKERIEKRRAERAEQQRIRAEKEKERQARLAEEKARREEEDAKRKAEDDLKKKKALSSMGASYSSYLAKADQKRGKKQTARETKKKILAERRKPLNIDHLNEDKLRDKAKELWDWLYQLQTEKYDFTEQIKRKKYEILTVRCRLQELSKYSKKAGAKGKVGGRWK from the exons ATGATGTTGCCACCCACAGAAGAGGTCCAGGAAGAAG GTCATCATGAGGAAG GTCATCATGAGGAAG CACATCATGATGAAG CGCATCATGAGGAAG GTCATCATGACGAAG CCCCTGCTCCAG AAGAAGCCCCTGAAGAAG AGGAGAAGCCCAAAATAAA GCTAACTGCTCCTAAAATACCGGAGGGTGAGAAAGTAGATTTTGAT GACATCCAAAAGAAGAGGCAGAACAAAGACCTGATTGAACTGCAGGCTTTGATTGACAGCCACTTCGAGGCCAGGCGTAAGGAAGAAGAAGAGCTGGTTGCCCTTAAGGAGAGGATT GAGAAGCGCAGAGCTGAGAGAGCAGAGCAACAGAGAATTCGGGctgagaaggagaaggagcGTCAAGCACGGCTTGCG gaggaaaaggcacggagagaggaagaagatgcCAAGAGAAAAGCTGAGGATGATCTTAAGAAGAAGAAGGCTTTGTCCTCTATGGGTGCCTCATACAGCAGCTATCTGGCAAAG GCTGATcagaagagagggaagaagCAAACAGCTAGAGAGACAAAGAAGAAGATCCTGGCAGAGAGGCGCAAGCCCTTGAACATTGACCATCTTAATGAAGACAAGCTGAG GGACAAGGCGAAGGAACTGTGGGACTGGTTATACCAGCTGCAGACTGAAAAGTATGACTTTACTGAgcaaataaagaggaaaaaatatgag ATTTTAACAGTACGttgcaggctgcaggagcttTCCAAGTA
- the TNNT3 gene encoding troponin T, fast skeletal muscle isoform X22: MMLPPTEEVQEEEVHQEAPAPEEAPEEEEKPKIKLTAPKIPEGEKVDFDDIQKKRQNKDLIELQALIDSHFEARRKEEEELVALKERIEKRRAERAEQQRIRAEKEKERQARLAEEKARREEEDAKRKAEDDLKKKKALSSMGASYSSYLAKADQKRGKKQTARETKKKILAERRKPLNIDHLNEDKLRDKAKELWDWLYQLQTEKYDFTEQIKRKKYEILTVRCRLQELSKYSKKAGAKGKVGGRWK; the protein is encoded by the exons ATGATGTTGCCACCCACAGAAGAGGTCCAGGAAGAAG AAGTCCATCAAGAAG CCCCTGCTCCAG AAGAAGCCCCTGAAGAAG AGGAGAAGCCCAAAATAAA GCTAACTGCTCCTAAAATACCGGAGGGTGAGAAAGTAGATTTTGAT GACATCCAAAAGAAGAGGCAGAACAAAGACCTGATTGAACTGCAGGCTTTGATTGACAGCCACTTCGAGGCCAGGCGTAAGGAAGAAGAAGAGCTGGTTGCCCTTAAGGAGAGGATT GAGAAGCGCAGAGCTGAGAGAGCAGAGCAACAGAGAATTCGGGctgagaaggagaaggagcGTCAAGCACGGCTTGCG gaggaaaaggcacggagagaggaagaagatgcCAAGAGAAAAGCTGAGGATGATCTTAAGAAGAAGAAGGCTTTGTCCTCTATGGGTGCCTCATACAGCAGCTATCTGGCAAAG GCTGATcagaagagagggaagaagCAAACAGCTAGAGAGACAAAGAAGAAGATCCTGGCAGAGAGGCGCAAGCCCTTGAACATTGACCATCTTAATGAAGACAAGCTGAG GGACAAGGCGAAGGAACTGTGGGACTGGTTATACCAGCTGCAGACTGAAAAGTATGACTTTACTGAgcaaataaagaggaaaaaatatgag ATTTTAACAGTACGttgcaggctgcaggagcttTCCAAGTA